A stretch of the Ctenopharyngodon idella isolate HZGC_01 chromosome 14, HZGC01, whole genome shotgun sequence genome encodes the following:
- the zgc:66433 gene encoding CRACD-like protein isoform X2 encodes MSRLYSCFGDKNDCDIMASGSPDVTAATEPSEAAEECSGKKKSKFQTFKNFFVKKKRKESPTPSGESGLKASQSSDDVNTSEPTISHANSDNDRGSKISLGNKAMSHDSVFVSDSPSSETTEGLGASQDNIHGKVKSLQLQLKHAICLGSPPSLLCGRKGEDAGALSEDDGLPCSPPEYSSLHTVLATPLHTSVDLTQSSLSMEASDSEDDQMSYDASSRPATPQGSVPVDFSLPASSVSCLDSSAARHRIAVKTNACAKRKPASRQMLDKRRDLRERVLLKETEDKLRMVTSIGEEEREDLPVEQVNDSDHESCASGHEDEEETDSGRCHKTSPTSSISAGDVSEGEEHVPGEDHVPKSELPESSWESPVTLELQADDFLLDTGCEVVPEEQGSLLEEVLSSLKSPLASGLALEHENMVLQSEVKDINSGSVIAQLEEEDDNDLLDLSNPVVTTDEQAPLPDSLSESSVDSEGISEGTTEEEELLDLPEFAGEESTDGSHQVPEADVEQQVDKAESAKEDEEQIESPKAFAVNDEEGDEDDVKEEAEIERETEDDGDDVEKDDELTVVEPEKTENSTNDDELQEAGGQAGSPEPEEDEASGDERESVEINVENVPESDQTVRDDVWSSTETAEASESPTETPVEVLLSTASPVLESPILHSQFSNASMSPLEQEEEAEPSEPDVSSEPQEVSSEKLEVVSEQQDQPVLESPTRESTSNAEVRPRFTIAPAWQRSLASGGTHEQSQTISLLLPETVETNASSPQTTELFTPVKEEPKPAQTQSSPTLPMQKETIHVQEEMTPENPFGVRLRKTPVLHRYGLDGESPWTQTQTESSGAKETTDHDQNGKKPVLPKKPDLLVDTVMSARKIPDTVGRISVGSSESPSWISVARQKQKNFIEHSPESSPEKLPSQEDVKREDPPPSLSNPVTKEQLAQPCSPLQVFCSLELSNTSMLEKESKRSVNPSAAPLAQDEPPWLALAKKKAKAWSEMPQIVQ; translated from the exons TGATTGTGATATCATGGCCTCAGGATCTCCAGACGTCACAGCCGCTACTGAACCATCAGAAGCAGCAGAAGAGTGTTCAG GGAAAAAGAAGTCCAAATTCCAGACGTtcaagaatttttttgtaaagaaaaagagGAAGGAAAGTCCTACTCCGTCGGGTGAGAGTGGCTTGAAGGCCAGTCAGTCAAGTGATGATGTCAACACCTCAGAGCCAACTATCAGCCACGCTAACAGTGACAATGACCGCGG ATCCAAGATCAGCTTGGGAAACAAAGCCATGTCACATGATAGTGTCTTCGTTTCTGATTCGCCCTCATCAGAGACTACTGAGGGTCTGGGGGCGTCCCAGGACAACATTCATGGGAAAGTGAAATCTTTACAG CTGCAGCTGAAGCATGCGATTTGTCTGGGCTCACCACCATCACTCCTCTGCGGGAGGAAAGGAGAGGACGCAGGGGCTCTTTCTGAAGATGATGGTCTTCCCTGCAGTCCACCAGAGTATTCCAGCCTCCACACTGTGCTGGCCACACCTCTTCACACG TCGGTGGATTTAACTCAGAGTTCCTTGAGCATGGAGGCATCAGACAGTGAAGATGATCAG ATGTCTTATGACGCTTCTTCGAGACCCGCCACCCCTCAGGGGTCCGTCCCTGTGGATTTCAGTCTGCCCGCCAGCTCTGTGTCCTGCTTAGACAGCTCGGCTGCCCGTCACCGCATCGCCGTCAAAACCAACGCTTGTGCCAAGAGAAAACCTGCCAGC AGGCAAATGCTGGACAAGAGAAGAGACCTGAGAGAAAGAGTGCTGCTCAAAGAGACAGAGGACAAACTACGGATGGTTACAAGTATTGGAGAAGAAGAGCGTGAAG ATTTGCCTGTAGAACAGGTTAATGATTCAGACCATGAGTCCTGTGCTTCCGGACACGAGGATGAGGAAGAGACTGACTCCGGCCGGTGTCACAAAACCTCTCCAACATCCTCCATCTCAGCTGGAGACGTCTCTGAAGGAGAGGAACATGTTCCTGGCGAGGATCACGTCCCCAAATCTGAGCTCCCAGAGTCCTCTTGGGAGAGTCCAGTAACACTTGAGCTGCAGGCTGATGACTTCTTGTTGGACACAGGATGTGAGGTCGTACCAGAGGAGCAGGGGTCATTGCTGGAGGAAGTTTTGAGCTCCCTAAAGAGCCCTCTTGCGTCAGGACTAGCACTGGAGCATGAGAACATGGTTCTTCAGAGTGAG GTGAAAGACATAAACAGTGGGAGCGTGATTGCTCAACTTGAGGAGGAAGACGACAATGATCTTCTCGATCTCTCAAACCCTGTAGTTACCACAGATGAACAGGCTCCTCTGCCTGACTCTCTTTCAGAATCATCTGTCGATTCAGAAGGGATCTCAGAGGGGACCACAGAAGAAGAGGAGCTGCTAGATCTGCCAGAATTCGCTGGTGAAGAGTCTACTGATGGAAGTCACCAAGTGCCTGAAGCTGATGTTGAGCAACAAGTAGACAAGGCTGAGAGTGCCAAAGAGGACGAAGAGCAAATTGAATCGCCAAAAGCTTTTGCAGTAAATGATGAAGAAGGAGATGAAGACGATGTTAAAGAAGAAGCTGAAATAGAGAGAGAAACCGAAGATGATGGAGATGATGTTGAGAAAGATGATGAATTGACGGTGGTAGAACCTGAGAAAACTGAGAACTCTACAAATGATGATGAACTTCAAGAGGCTGGAGGTCAGGCAGGTTCTCCAGAGCCTGAGGAAGATGAGGCTTCAGGTGACGAAAGAGAATCAGTGGAAATCAATGTTGAGAACGTTCCTGAATCTGATCAGACAGTCAGAGATGATGTCTGGAGCTCAACAGAGACCGCAGAAGCCTCTGAATCCCCAACAGAGACGCCTGTTGAGGTCCTTCTTTCTACTGCGTCTCCTGTGCTCGAGAGTCCAATTCTCCATTCTCAATTCTCTAATGCATCAATGTCTCCTCTAGAGCAGGAAGAGGAAGCTGAGCCCAGTGAGCCAGATGTGTCTAGTGAGCCTCAGGAAGTGTCTTCAGAAAAACTTGAGGTTGTTTCTGAGCAGCAAGATCAGCCAGTTCTTGAGTCACCTACAAGAGAATCCACGAGCAACGCTGAGGTTCGACCTCGTTTCACCATCGCCCCTGCGTGGCAAAGGTCATTGGCTTCTGGAGGCACCCATGAGCAGTCCCAGACCATCTCGCTGCTGCTACCAGAGACTGTAGAGACTAACGCTTCATCTCCCCAAACAACTGAACTCTTTACTCCCGTAAAAGAAGAACCCAAACCAGCACAAACTCAGAGTTCTCCAACACTTCCCATGCAGAAAGAGACGATCCATGTTCAAGAAGAGATGACCCCGGAGAACCCGTTTGGCGTGCGCTTGAGAAAGACTCCCGTTCTACACCGTTATGGTTTAGATGGAGAATCACCTTGGACCCAGACACAAACAGAGTCTTCAGGGGCGAAGGAGACAACAGATCATGACCAGAATGGCAAGAAGCCCGTCTTGCCAAAGAAGCCTGATCTGCTAGTTGACACTGTGATGTCGGCAAGGAAAATCCCAG ATACGGTGGGAAGAATATCTGTTGGTAGCTCAGAGTCCCCGAGCTGGATCTCTGTGGCCAGACAGAAGCAGAAGAACTTCATAGAACACTCGCCAGAGAGCTCACCAGAGAAACTGCCCTCACAG GAGGATGTGAAAAGAGAGGATCCGCCGCCCAGTTTATCAAATCCAGTCACCAAAGAGCAGCTAGCACAGCCATGTTCACCTTTACAAG TGTTCTGCTCCCTTGAGCTCTCCAACACGTCCATGCTAGAGAAGGAAAGTAAGAGAAGCGTGAACCCCTCCGCTGCACCTCTGGCCCAGGATGAGCCTCCCTGGCTGGCTCTCGCCAAGAAGAAGGCCAAAGCCTGGAGTGAAATGCCACAGATAGTTCAGTGA
- the zgc:66433 gene encoding CRACD-like protein isoform X5: MASGSPDVTAATEPSEAAEECSGKKKSKFQTFKNFFVKKKRKESPTPSGESGLKASQSSDDVNTSEPTISHANSDNDRGSKISLGNKAMSHDSVFVSDSPSSETTEGLGASQDNIHGKVKSLQLQLKHAICLGSPPSLLCGRKGEDAGALSEDDGLPCSPPEYSSLHTVLATPLHTSVDLTQSSLSMEASDSEDDQMSYDASSRPATPQGSVPVDFSLPASSVSCLDSSAARHRIAVKTNACAKRKPASRQMLDKRRDLRERVLLKETEDKLRMVTSIGEEEREDLPVEQVNDSDHESCASGHEDEEETDSGRCHKTSPTSSISAGDVSEGEEHVPGEDHVPKSELPESSWESPVTLELQADDFLLDTGCEVVPEEQGSLLEEVLSSLKSPLASGLALEHENMVLQSEVKDINSGSVIAQLEEEDDNDLLDLSNPVVTTDEQAPLPDSLSESSVDSEGISEGTTEEEELLDLPEFAGEESTDGSHQVPEADVEQQVDKAESAKEDEEQIESPKAFAVNDEEGDEDDVKEEAEIERETEDDGDDVEKDDELTVVEPEKTENSTNDDELQEAGGQAGSPEPEEDEASGDERESVEINVENVPESDQTVRDDVWSSTETAEASESPTETPVEVLLSTASPVLESPILHSQFSNASMSPLEQEEEAEPSEPDVSSEPQEVSSEKLEVVSEQQDQPVLESPTRESTSNAEVRPRFTIAPAWQRSLASGGTHEQSQTISLLLPETVETNASSPQTTELFTPVKEEPKPAQTQSSPTLPMQKETIHVQEEMTPENPFGVRLRKTPVLHRYGLDGESPWTQTQTESSGAKETTDHDQNGKKPVLPKKPDLLVDTVMSARKIPDTVGRISVGSSESPSWISVARQKQKNFIEHSPESSPEKLPSQEDVKREDPPPSLSNPVTKEQLAQPCSPLQVFCSLELSNTSMLEKESKRSVNPSAAPLAQDEPPWLALAKKKAKAWSEMPQIVQ, translated from the exons ATGGCCTCAGGATCTCCAGACGTCACAGCCGCTACTGAACCATCAGAAGCAGCAGAAGAGTGTTCAG GGAAAAAGAAGTCCAAATTCCAGACGTtcaagaatttttttgtaaagaaaaagagGAAGGAAAGTCCTACTCCGTCGGGTGAGAGTGGCTTGAAGGCCAGTCAGTCAAGTGATGATGTCAACACCTCAGAGCCAACTATCAGCCACGCTAACAGTGACAATGACCGCGG ATCCAAGATCAGCTTGGGAAACAAAGCCATGTCACATGATAGTGTCTTCGTTTCTGATTCGCCCTCATCAGAGACTACTGAGGGTCTGGGGGCGTCCCAGGACAACATTCATGGGAAAGTGAAATCTTTACAG CTGCAGCTGAAGCATGCGATTTGTCTGGGCTCACCACCATCACTCCTCTGCGGGAGGAAAGGAGAGGACGCAGGGGCTCTTTCTGAAGATGATGGTCTTCCCTGCAGTCCACCAGAGTATTCCAGCCTCCACACTGTGCTGGCCACACCTCTTCACACG TCGGTGGATTTAACTCAGAGTTCCTTGAGCATGGAGGCATCAGACAGTGAAGATGATCAG ATGTCTTATGACGCTTCTTCGAGACCCGCCACCCCTCAGGGGTCCGTCCCTGTGGATTTCAGTCTGCCCGCCAGCTCTGTGTCCTGCTTAGACAGCTCGGCTGCCCGTCACCGCATCGCCGTCAAAACCAACGCTTGTGCCAAGAGAAAACCTGCCAGC AGGCAAATGCTGGACAAGAGAAGAGACCTGAGAGAAAGAGTGCTGCTCAAAGAGACAGAGGACAAACTACGGATGGTTACAAGTATTGGAGAAGAAGAGCGTGAAG ATTTGCCTGTAGAACAGGTTAATGATTCAGACCATGAGTCCTGTGCTTCCGGACACGAGGATGAGGAAGAGACTGACTCCGGCCGGTGTCACAAAACCTCTCCAACATCCTCCATCTCAGCTGGAGACGTCTCTGAAGGAGAGGAACATGTTCCTGGCGAGGATCACGTCCCCAAATCTGAGCTCCCAGAGTCCTCTTGGGAGAGTCCAGTAACACTTGAGCTGCAGGCTGATGACTTCTTGTTGGACACAGGATGTGAGGTCGTACCAGAGGAGCAGGGGTCATTGCTGGAGGAAGTTTTGAGCTCCCTAAAGAGCCCTCTTGCGTCAGGACTAGCACTGGAGCATGAGAACATGGTTCTTCAGAGTGAG GTGAAAGACATAAACAGTGGGAGCGTGATTGCTCAACTTGAGGAGGAAGACGACAATGATCTTCTCGATCTCTCAAACCCTGTAGTTACCACAGATGAACAGGCTCCTCTGCCTGACTCTCTTTCAGAATCATCTGTCGATTCAGAAGGGATCTCAGAGGGGACCACAGAAGAAGAGGAGCTGCTAGATCTGCCAGAATTCGCTGGTGAAGAGTCTACTGATGGAAGTCACCAAGTGCCTGAAGCTGATGTTGAGCAACAAGTAGACAAGGCTGAGAGTGCCAAAGAGGACGAAGAGCAAATTGAATCGCCAAAAGCTTTTGCAGTAAATGATGAAGAAGGAGATGAAGACGATGTTAAAGAAGAAGCTGAAATAGAGAGAGAAACCGAAGATGATGGAGATGATGTTGAGAAAGATGATGAATTGACGGTGGTAGAACCTGAGAAAACTGAGAACTCTACAAATGATGATGAACTTCAAGAGGCTGGAGGTCAGGCAGGTTCTCCAGAGCCTGAGGAAGATGAGGCTTCAGGTGACGAAAGAGAATCAGTGGAAATCAATGTTGAGAACGTTCCTGAATCTGATCAGACAGTCAGAGATGATGTCTGGAGCTCAACAGAGACCGCAGAAGCCTCTGAATCCCCAACAGAGACGCCTGTTGAGGTCCTTCTTTCTACTGCGTCTCCTGTGCTCGAGAGTCCAATTCTCCATTCTCAATTCTCTAATGCATCAATGTCTCCTCTAGAGCAGGAAGAGGAAGCTGAGCCCAGTGAGCCAGATGTGTCTAGTGAGCCTCAGGAAGTGTCTTCAGAAAAACTTGAGGTTGTTTCTGAGCAGCAAGATCAGCCAGTTCTTGAGTCACCTACAAGAGAATCCACGAGCAACGCTGAGGTTCGACCTCGTTTCACCATCGCCCCTGCGTGGCAAAGGTCATTGGCTTCTGGAGGCACCCATGAGCAGTCCCAGACCATCTCGCTGCTGCTACCAGAGACTGTAGAGACTAACGCTTCATCTCCCCAAACAACTGAACTCTTTACTCCCGTAAAAGAAGAACCCAAACCAGCACAAACTCAGAGTTCTCCAACACTTCCCATGCAGAAAGAGACGATCCATGTTCAAGAAGAGATGACCCCGGAGAACCCGTTTGGCGTGCGCTTGAGAAAGACTCCCGTTCTACACCGTTATGGTTTAGATGGAGAATCACCTTGGACCCAGACACAAACAGAGTCTTCAGGGGCGAAGGAGACAACAGATCATGACCAGAATGGCAAGAAGCCCGTCTTGCCAAAGAAGCCTGATCTGCTAGTTGACACTGTGATGTCGGCAAGGAAAATCCCAG ATACGGTGGGAAGAATATCTGTTGGTAGCTCAGAGTCCCCGAGCTGGATCTCTGTGGCCAGACAGAAGCAGAAGAACTTCATAGAACACTCGCCAGAGAGCTCACCAGAGAAACTGCCCTCACAG GAGGATGTGAAAAGAGAGGATCCGCCGCCCAGTTTATCAAATCCAGTCACCAAAGAGCAGCTAGCACAGCCATGTTCACCTTTACAAG TGTTCTGCTCCCTTGAGCTCTCCAACACGTCCATGCTAGAGAAGGAAAGTAAGAGAAGCGTGAACCCCTCCGCTGCACCTCTGGCCCAGGATGAGCCTCCCTGGCTGGCTCTCGCCAAGAAGAAGGCCAAAGCCTGGAGTGAAATGCCACAGATAGTTCAGTGA